A single region of the Zootoca vivipara chromosome 2, rZooViv1.1, whole genome shotgun sequence genome encodes:
- the LOC118081128 gene encoding zinc finger protein 850-like, whose translation MEENYEMVASLESDLRSCWEEEHNPFLQDLKEGETSAGNGQNTENNREPSIVSSENVEQEAWKETSVDQGAPQKHVGNMLKSGGMKSSATEDIDVHEDHTGNTGKACPERSKLYSHPTQFNGCYNIHTGENPLKCLKCGKSFSHSKTLTQHQRTHTGEKPFKCLECGKSFSRSGTLTQHQTTHTGEKPFKCRECGKSFSSISNLTKHLKTHTGKKPYKCKECGKSFTHRNTLTLHQRTHTGEKPFNCIECGKNFTHKNTLTLHQRTHTGEKPFKCMVCGKSFRHGGSLNLHYTTHTVEKPFKCKECGKCFSWRGYLYSHRRTHTGEKPFKCMECGKSFTQSGNLTAHQRIHTGEKPFKCMECGKRFRGRGDLTQHQRTHTGEKPFKCMECGKSFSSSGYLNVHQSTHTGDKPYVCIECGKSFSTSGNLRFHQQTHTGEKPFKCMQCGKGFSQSGRLIAHQITHTGEKPFKCMECGKSFSQRGSLIAHQRSHTGEKPFKCMECGKGFSQKGRLTAHQITHTGEKPFKCMECGKSFSQSGNLASHQITHTGAKPHRCMVCGKSFGSRRNLAVHDRTHTSEKLLKCMACGMTFSQSRSLTAHQRTHTGKKPFKCMECGKSFSRNYYLTLHQRTHRGETPYECMECEKSFCDKGSLKSHQRIHTGEKPFQCMECGKRFPRSSALTVHQRIHTGEKPFQCRECGKSFRRTSDLTVHQRTHTGETAYKCMECGKNFCDRGSLKSHQRIHTGEKPFKCMECGKNFRRTCDLTVHRRMHTGEKPFKCMECGKTFSQGNRLTLHQRIHTGEKPFKCMECGKNFRQRSKLTLHQRIHKGEKPFKCMECGKCFTQRSKLTLHQKIHTGEKPFTCMECGKCFSQKSNLTLHQRTHSGEKPFKCMECGKGFSQGSNLTLHQRTHSGEKPFKCMECGKGFSQRSNLTLHKRTHTVEKSH comes from the exons atggaggagaattatgaGATGGTGGCCTCTCTAG AATCAGACCTCCGTTCCTGTTGGGAAGAAGAACACAATCCATTTCTCCAGGATCTCAAAGAAGGGGAGACCTccgcag GTAATGGGCAAAACACGGAGAATAATAGGGAGCCATCCATTGTGTCATCAGAAAATGTAGAGCAAGAAGCATGGAAAGAGACTTCTGTAGATCAAGGAGCACCCCAAAAGCATGTAGGAAACATGTTGAAGAGTGGGGGAATGAAATCCTCAGCTACTGAGGACATCGATGTCCATGAAGATCACACAGGAAACACTGGGAAAGCATGTCCAGAACGCAGCAAACTATATAGTCACCCAACTCAATTTAATGGATGTTACAacatccacacaggagagaatcCACTGAAATGTTtgaagtgtggaaagagcttcagccataGTAAAACTCTTACTcaacatcaaagaactcacacaggggagaaaccgtttaaatgcctagagtgtggaaagagcttcagtcgcagTGGAACTCTAACTCAGCATCAAACAacgcacacaggggagaagccatttaaatgcagagagtgtggaaagagcttcagtagcaTTAGTAACCTTACTAAGCATCTAAAAACCCACACAGGGAAGAAGCCATATAAATGcaaggagtgtggaaagagcttcacccatAGGAATACCCTTACTTtacatcaaagaacccacacaggggagaaaccgttcaACTGcattgagtgtggaaagaacttcactcATAAGAATACCCTTACTTTACATCAAAGaacccatacaggggagaaaccatttaaatgtatggtgtgtggaaagagtttcagacATGGTGGAAGCCTTAATTTACATTACACTACGCACACagtggagaaaccatttaaatgcaaggagtgtggaaagtgctttagTTGGAGAGGTTACCTTTATTCACATCGAAGAacccatacaggagagaaaccatttaaatgtatggagtgcggaaagagctttacccagagtggaaaccttactgcacatcaaagaatccacaccggggagaaaccatttaaatgtatggagtgcggaaagaggtTTCGTGGGAGAGGTGACCTTACTCAGCATCAAAGAAcgcacaccggggagaaaccatttaaatgtatggagtgcggaaagagtttCAGTAGCAGTGGGTATCTTAATGTACATCAAAGTACACACACAGGGGACAAACCATATGTgtgcatagagtgtggaaagagtttcagtacAAGTGGAAACCTTAGATTCCATCAAcaaacccacacaggggagaaaccatttaaatgcatgcagtGTGGAAAGGGTTTCAGTCAGAGCGGAAGACTTATTGCACATCAAAtcacccacacaggggagaaaccatttaaatgtatggagtgtggaaagagctttagccAGAGAGGAAGCCTTATCGCACATCAAAGAAGCCATactggggagaagccatttaaatgtatggagtgtggaaagggatTTAGCCAGAAGGGAAGACTTACTGCACATCAAataacccacacaggggagaaaccatttaaatgtatggagtgtggaaagagttttagtcagagtggaaaccttgcTTCACATCAGATAACCCACACAGGAGCAAAACCTCACAGATGTAtggtgtgtggaaagagtttcgGTTCAAGGCGTAACCTTGCTGTGCATGACAGAACCCATACCAGTGAGAAACTACTGAAATGTATGGCGTGTGGAATGACCTTTAGCCAGAGCAGAAGCCTTACTGcacatcaaagaacccacacggggaagaaaccatttaaatgtatggagtgtggaaagagctttagtcgcaATTACTATCTTACTTTACATCAAAGAACCCATAGAGGAGAGACACCatatgaatgcatggagtgtgaaaagagcttcTGTGATAAGGGAAGCCTGAAATcacatcaaagaatccacactggggagaaaccatttcaatgcatggaatgtggcaaGAGATTCCCTAGGAGTAGTGCCCTTACTGTgcatcaaagaatccacacaggggagaaaccatttcaatgcagagagtgtggaaagagcttccgtagGACTAGTGACCTTACTGTGCATCAAAGAACCCATACAGGGGAGACAGCctataaatgcatggagtgtggaaagaacttctgtGATAGGGGAAGCCTCAAATcacatcaaagaatccacacaggggagaaaccatttaaatgcatggagtgtgggaagaactTTCGTAGGACTTGTGACCTTACTGTGCATCGGAGAatgcacacaggggagaaaccctttaagtgcatggagtgcggaaagaccTTTAGTCAGGGAAATAGACTTACTTtacatcaaagaatccacacaggagagaaaccctttaaatgcatggaatgtggaaagaacttcagacAGAGAAGTAAACTCACTTTACATCAAAGAATACAcaaaggggagaaaccatttaagtgcatggagtgtgggaaatgCTTCACTCAGAGGAGTAAACTTACTTTACATCAGaaaatccacacaggagaaaaaccatttacatgtatggagtgtgggaaatgcTTCAGTCAGAAGAGTAATCTTACTTTACATCAAAGAACCCACAGCggggagaaaccgtttaaatgtatggagtgtggaaagggcttcagtcaAGGGAGTAATCTTACTTTACATCAAAGAACCCACAgcggggagaaaccttttaaatgtatggagtgtggaaagggcttcagtcaAAGGAGTAATCTTACTTTACATAAAAGAACCCACACAGTGGAGAAATCACATTAA
- the LOC118081323 gene encoding zinc finger protein 470-like, translated as MQGGQQEFAKEALPEHQIANTGMKPYKYMWSYAHSRSLTAHEGTHTGDKPHECMQCGKSFSFIGNLSTHERTHTGDKPYTCTECGKSFSQSGHLSLHQRTHTGEKPYECTQCGKSFSYIGNLISHERTHTGEKPYICTVCGKRFSQSGHLTLHQRTHTGEKPYECRECGKRFSQSGLLTSHQRTHTGEKPYECKECGKRFSQSGHLRLHQRTHTGEKPYECHECGKSFSQNGRLTSHQRTHTGEKPYQCMECGKRFSQTGHLTSHQRIHKREKPHKCLECGKGFMDNGALTKHQRIHTEEKPHTCLECGKSFSRKANFSSHEKTHTGEKPFKCLECGKSFNSRRSLTLHQKNMGEKPCICAECGKSFSTSCKFTSHQRTHTMDQPYEIAWNLQQLELE; from the coding sequence atgcAAGGAGGGCAGCAAGAGTTTGCTAAGGAAGCACTTCCTGAACATCAAATAGccaacacagggatgaaaccatATAAATACATGTGGAGTTATGCACATAGCAGAAGCCTTACGGCACATGAAGGAACCCACACAGGAGATAAGCCACATGAATGCatgcagtgtggaaagagcttcagtttcattGGAAACCTTAGTACACATgaaagaacccacacaggagacaAACCGTATACATGtacggagtgtggaaagagcttcagccagagtggacaccttagtttacatcaaagaacccacacaggagagaagccatatGAATGCAcgcagtgtggaaagagcttcagttacatTGGAAACCTTATTTCACATGAAAGAACCCACACGGGAGAAAAACCCTATATATGCACAGTGTGCGGAAAGCggttcagtcagagtggacaccttactttacatcagagaacccacactggggagaaaccatacgaATGTCGTGAATGTGGAAAGAGGTTTAGTCAGAGTGGCCTCCTAACTTcacatcagagaacccacacaggggagaaaccatatgaatgcaaagagtgtggaaagagattcagtcagagtggacaccttcgtttacatcagagaacccacacgggggagaaaccttaCGAATGCcacgaatgtggaaagagcttcagtcaaaatggaCGCTTAACTTcacatcaaagaactcacacaggagagaaaccatatcaatgcatggagtgtggaaagcgcTTCAGTCAAACTGGGCACCTTACTTCACATCAGAGAATCCATAAACGGGAGAAGCCACACAaatgtctggagtgtggaaagggtttcATGGATAATGGAGCACTTACTAaacatcaaagaatccacacagaagaaaaaccacacacgtgtttggagtgtggaaagagcttcagtcgaaaggCAAACTTTAGTTCACatgaaaaaacccacacaggggagaaaccattcaaatgtctggagtgtggaaagagttttaattCTCGTAGGAGTCTTACTTTACATCAGAAAAACATGGGAGAGAAACCCTGTATATGCgctgagtgtggaaagagcttcagtacaagCTGCAAATTTACTTCACATCAAAGAACCCATACAATGGATCAGCCATATGAAATAGCATGGAATTTGCAACAGCTTGAATTAGAATGA
- the LOC118081506 gene encoding zinc finger protein 345-like isoform X5 has translation MEETESVNLARMEGGRWTVDLVRLSPASLFTASRCSLSGTSERSDGDELEGKNKGDHNRIHIAEKLNKYSECRKNIRQSSQSTSHQRKDFIQRDRLTYHQRIHTGEKPYQCFECGKSFGHRQNLTSHQKVHTGEKPYQCLECGKSFGHSQKLTYHQRIHTGEKPYQCLECGKRFSRKDSLASHQKVHTGQKSYQCLECGKRFSWKESLTYHQRIHTGEKPYQCLECGKSFRLKEILTTHQRIHTEEKPYQCWECGKSFRLRGELALHQRVHTGEKPYQCLECGKSFRQGSHLTSHQRVHTGQKPYQCLECGKSFSQSSHLTSHQRIHTGQKPYQCLECGKSFSHRHDLTSHQRIHSGDKPYQCLECGKSFSHRQSLHSHQKVHTGEKPYQCLECGKSFRRSGELTSHQRIHTGQKPYQCLECGKSFRLSGELTSHQKVHTGEKPYQCFECGKRFSHRNHLTSHQRIHTGEKPYQCFECGKSFSQSQSLTSHQRIHTGEKPYQCFKCGKSFGRLSSLTSHQRIHTGEKPYQCSECGKSFRERSKLTSHQRIHTGEKPYQCLECGKSFSRKDRLTSHQRIHTGVKPHHCLEP, from the exons atgGAAGAGACTGAATCTGTTAACctagcgaggatggaagggggaagatggacagttgacctggtcaggttgtctcctgcatccctcttcacGGCCTCCAGGTGTTCCCTCTCAGGGACTTCCGAGAGATCag atggtgatgaattggaagggaagaacaagggggaccacaACAGAATCCACATAGCGGAGAAGTTaaataaatattcagagtgtCGAAAGAACATCCGTCAGAGCTCCCAGTCCACCTCCCATCAAAGAAAGGACTTCATTCAGAGGGATAGGCTCACTTaccatcaacgaattcatacaggggagaaaccctatcagtgcttcgaatgtgggaagagcttcggTCACAGGcagaatctcacttcccatcaaaaagttcatacaggggagaaaccctatcagtgcttggaatgtgggaagagcttcggTCACAGTCAGAAGCTCActtaccatcaaagaattcatactggggaaaaaccctatcagtgcttggaatgtgggaagaggttCAGTCGAAAGGACAGTCTCGCTTCCCATCAAAAAGTTCATACAGGGCAGAAatcctatcagtgcttggagtgtgggaagcGGTTCAGCTGGAAGGAAAGTCTCActtaccatcaaagaattcatacaggggagaaaccatatcagtgcttggaatgtggaaagagcttccgtctgAAGGAAATTCTcactacccatcaaagaattcatacagaggagaaaccctatcagtgctgggaatgtgggaagagctttcgACTGAGAGGTGAGCTTGCTTTGCATCAAAGAgtacatacaggggagaaaccatatcagtgcttggaatgcgggaagagcttcagacaaggctcccatctcacttcccatcaaagagttcatacagggcagaaaccatatcagtgcttggaatgtggaaagagcttcagtcaaagttcccatctcacttcccatcaaagaattcatacaggacagaaaccctatcagtgcttggaatgtggaaaaagctttagTCACAGGcatgatctcacttcccatcaaagaattcattcaggtgataaaccgtatcagtgcttggaatgtgggaagagcttcagtcataggCAGAGTCTCCATTCCCATCAAaaagttcatacaggggagaaaccatatcagtgcttggaatgtggaaagagctttcgtcggAGTGGGGAgctcacttctcatcaaagaattcatacagggcagaaaccctatcagtgcttggaatgtggaaagagctttcgtctgagtggGGAGCTGACTTCTCATCAAaaagttcatacaggggagaaaccatatcagtgcttcgaatgtgggaaGAGGTTCAGTCACAGaaaccatctcacttcccatcaaagaattcatacaggggagaaaccatatcagtgctttgaatgtggaaagagcttcagtcaaagccagagtctcacttctcatcaaagaattcatactggggagaaaccctatcagtgcttcaaatgtgggaagagcttcggTCGGTTgtccagtctcacttcccatcaaagaattcatacaggggagaaaccctatcagtgttctgaatgtgggaagagcttccggGAGAGGAGtaagctcacttcccatcaaagaattcatacaggggagaaaccctatcaatgcttagaatgtgggaagagcttcagtcggaaggatagactcacttcccatcaaagaattcatacaggggtgaAACCCCATCACTGCTTAGAGCCTTAA